The Halanaerobium praevalens DSM 2228 genome contains a region encoding:
- a CDS encoding alpha,alpha-trehalose-phosphate synthase (UDP-forming) codes for MKSKLEEKRLVLVSNGEPYKHVYNDQQIEQHKLAGGLTTGLDPMMQETNGLWIAWGRGEADFEVVDQNKKVKVPNPEGYTLKRIELDQAEKEGFYYGFSNEVMWPISHTFISKANYDKDYWKYYQKVNKKYAENIKEELKEDDLVWIHDYHLALVPGLLADTEAKTSLFWHIPWPAWEAFRTIPWREEIIKGMLAADFLAFHTDLFVYNFLNCAKKIGAEVDFSEREVKYQGSQTKVESVPLGIDYQKFNQLAQDGDYLKKAKEVKDNYKTEKLVFAVDRLDYTKGIEERLEGINRFFEKYPEYKSKVTFVQRVAPSRTGIAEYQEMKERIEKKVAQINGKYQKDQWQPVKYFYGSVPQSELLPYYKAADLALITASIDGMNLVAKEYLAVQDSGVLLLSEFAGAAEYLDSAIKVNPYNVEELADSIYQGLEMSESEKKQRLEAAQSDLKEYDINWWRDYFIEKWLDSYE; via the coding sequence ATGAAATCTAAATTAGAAGAAAAACGATTAGTTCTTGTTTCAAATGGAGAACCATATAAACATGTCTATAATGATCAACAAATTGAGCAGCATAAATTAGCAGGTGGTTTAACAACAGGTTTAGATCCTATGATGCAGGAAACTAATGGTCTTTGGATTGCTTGGGGGAGAGGAGAAGCAGATTTTGAAGTTGTAGATCAAAATAAGAAGGTTAAAGTCCCAAATCCAGAAGGCTATACTTTAAAAAGAATTGAACTTGATCAAGCAGAAAAAGAAGGCTTTTATTATGGTTTTTCAAATGAAGTAATGTGGCCAATTAGTCATACTTTTATTTCAAAAGCTAATTATGATAAAGATTATTGGAAATATTATCAAAAAGTAAATAAAAAATATGCTGAAAACATTAAAGAAGAATTAAAAGAAGATGATTTGGTTTGGATTCATGATTATCATCTAGCTTTAGTTCCTGGCTTATTAGCAGATACTGAAGCTAAAACTTCACTTTTTTGGCATATTCCTTGGCCAGCATGGGAAGCTTTTAGAACTATTCCCTGGCGAGAAGAAATAATTAAAGGTATGTTGGCAGCAGATTTTTTAGCTTTTCATACTGATTTATTTGTCTATAATTTCTTAAATTGTGCTAAAAAAATCGGAGCAGAAGTTGACTTTTCTGAGCGAGAAGTTAAGTATCAGGGTTCTCAAACTAAGGTAGAAAGTGTACCTTTGGGTATAGATTACCAGAAGTTTAATCAACTTGCTCAAGATGGTGATTATCTGAAAAAGGCAAAAGAGGTCAAAGATAATTATAAAACAGAAAAACTAGTTTTTGCAGTTGACCGTTTAGATTATACAAAGGGAATTGAAGAGAGATTAGAAGGAATTAATCGCTTTTTTGAAAAATATCCTGAGTATAAATCAAAGGTAACTTTTGTCCAAAGGGTTGCTCCAAGTAGAACTGGTATAGCTGAATATCAAGAGATGAAAGAAAGAATTGAGAAAAAAGTTGCTCAAATTAATGGTAAATATCAAAAAGATCAATGGCAGCCAGTTAAATATTTTTATGGCTCAGTTCCTCAATCAGAACTTTTACCTTATTATAAAGCAGCTGACTTAGCTTTAATTACAGCCTCAATCGATGGCATGAACTTAGTTGCTAAAGAATATTTGGCAGTTCAAGACTCAGGAGTACTTTTACTTTCAGAATTTGCTGGTGCAGCTGAATATTTAGATAGTGCAATCAAAGTTAACCCTTATAATGTAGAAGAATTAGCAGATAGTATTTATCAAGGTTTAGAAATGTCAGAATCTGAGAAAAAACAAAGATTAGAGGCAGCTCAATCTGATTTAAAAGAATATGATATCAATTGGTGGAGAGATTATTTTATTGAAAAATGGCTTGATAGTTATGAATAA
- a CDS encoding helix-turn-helix domain-containing protein, producing MFGFSFLSNIENGRQNPSLRNLKKIAKALDISLKQLLE from the coding sequence ATTTTTGGATTTTCTTTTTTAAGTAATATTGAAAATGGACGCCAAAATCCATCTTTAAGGAATTTAAAAAAAATTGCTAAAGCTCTAGATATTTCTTTAAAGCAACTTTTAGAATAA
- a CDS encoding GGDEF domain-containing protein — protein MEKSLEKLKYIIIILLAIAIIIIFFNQYINIKSLIKAKYESRQKLVEKNILQTVQYINDAYQIAEQDLNQEMKKYSKIMLAKYKLEPEVKNWNLEKMKNEFKYYDIYIINRDLKIIKTTKKSDLGLDFSEFGSFTKVIRQRLESNFFAVDRIGLATQTGEVKKYSYQPTPDNQYLLELSISVEDKYSSFNQLNMFKDASYLTNQYPIVEEISFYSVETNNYGVAKVQDSKKPYLDVDIPKLQKDLARQTVLKKKEQVTTFSKNKSNYTLKFFPVLIDSKGNNQSWNAYVVGITYNDQVMKRELREQQYLFAINILLMLIFFIAFILVIIYLLNKFEYQANHDKLTGLANRKLFFSNFERLKEEADKSETKLGILFIDIDKFKMINDNYGHNIGDQVLKKIAKRLENNLKENDITARIGGDEFLAALANLNSETEIIQITKRLIAELENPIVIREIEIPMSISLGISIYPDDAQGLESLIKKADSKMYEAKANIED, from the coding sequence TTGGAAAAGTCATTAGAAAAGTTAAAATATATAATTATTATTCTCTTAGCCATAGCCATAATAATTATATTTTTTAATCAGTATATTAATATTAAATCTCTGATTAAGGCTAAATATGAAAGTAGACAGAAATTAGTTGAAAAAAATATTTTACAAACAGTTCAGTATATTAATGATGCCTATCAAATTGCAGAACAAGATTTAAACCAGGAAATGAAAAAATATTCTAAAATAATGCTGGCTAAATATAAACTAGAACCTGAAGTTAAGAATTGGAATTTAGAAAAAATGAAAAATGAGTTTAAGTATTATGATATTTATATTATAAATAGAGATTTAAAGATTATTAAGACAACTAAAAAATCTGATTTAGGCTTAGATTTTTCAGAATTTGGCAGTTTTACCAAAGTAATTAGACAGCGTTTAGAATCTAATTTTTTTGCAGTTGATCGGATTGGTTTAGCAACTCAAACTGGGGAAGTAAAAAAATATAGCTATCAGCCGACTCCTGATAATCAGTATTTATTAGAATTAAGTATCTCTGTTGAAGATAAATATTCAAGTTTTAATCAGTTAAATATGTTTAAAGATGCTAGTTATTTAACTAATCAATACCCCATAGTTGAAGAAATATCTTTTTATAGTGTTGAAACAAATAATTATGGTGTAGCTAAGGTGCAAGACAGCAAAAAACCTTACCTTGATGTTGATATTCCAAAGCTGCAGAAAGATTTAGCAAGGCAAACAGTTTTAAAGAAAAAAGAACAGGTGACTACTTTTAGTAAAAATAAATCAAATTATACTCTTAAATTTTTTCCAGTTTTAATAGATTCTAAGGGTAATAATCAAAGCTGGAATGCTTATGTTGTTGGAATAACTTATAATGATCAGGTGATGAAAAGAGAATTAAGAGAACAGCAATATTTATTTGCTATTAATATTTTATTAATGCTTATTTTTTTCATTGCCTTTATTTTAGTAATTATTTATTTACTAAATAAATTTGAATATCAAGCAAATCATGATAAGCTAACAGGCTTGGCAAATAGAAAATTATTTTTTAGTAATTTTGAAAGATTAAAAGAAGAGGCAGATAAATCAGAAACAAAGTTAGGTATTTTATTTATAGATATAGATAAATTTAAAATGATTAATGATAATTATGGCCATAATATTGGTGATCAAGTTTTAAAAAAAATTGCTAAGAGATTAGAAAACAATTTAAAAGAAAATGATATTACTGCTAGAATAGGTGGGGATGAATTTTTAGCTGCTTTAGCTAATTTGAATTCTGAAACTGAAATAATTCAAATTACAAAGAGATTGATTGCAGAATTAGAAAATCCGATTGTTATTAGAGAAATAGAAATTCCAATGAGTATTAGTTTAGGAATAAGTATTTATCCTGATGATGCTCAAGGACTAGAAAGTTTAATTAAAAAAGCTGATTCCAAAATGTATGAAGCTAAGGCAAATATTGAAGATTAG
- a CDS encoding ATP-binding protein, which produces MKNLILEIPRVYTALAEWSASLIYISILPKKFRLKKIILISLFILFFQSSFLVYTKKLPIFFWLPCMIAAIIIMFAFIYYTTKTTFKDAAYYSVRAFILAELIASLERQFYWFIWPQNNASDYTKILFFSLIYILILYLSWKLEKRYLQEDFQLNVNNWELIGAISIGSAVFFISNISFIFSNTPFSGQYPQEIIKIRTLVDIGGYAILYAHFIHCCERREKQEVEALSNVLNNQYIQYKNSRNSIDLINQKYHDLKYQINILRQDLDNNKKKKWLDSLENEIEIYEAQNNTGNSVLDTILTSKNIICQKNNIQFTRVINGKLLSFMEIRDICSIFGNALDNAIESSKKIKNHDKRIIHTTLSQKRGFIILKFENYYQNKLNFKKGLPLTTKNNNDFHGYGLKSISHTSKKYGGSTKIYTKDNWFELNILFPIDEINI; this is translated from the coding sequence ATGAAAAATCTAATCCTTGAAATCCCTAGAGTTTATACTGCTTTAGCTGAATGGTCAGCAAGTTTAATTTATATTAGCATTCTCCCAAAAAAATTTAGACTTAAAAAAATAATATTAATTTCATTATTTATATTGTTTTTTCAATCTTCTTTTCTAGTTTATACTAAAAAATTACCAATTTTTTTCTGGCTACCTTGTATGATTGCTGCTATAATAATAATGTTTGCTTTTATCTATTATACTACCAAAACAACTTTCAAAGATGCTGCCTATTATTCAGTTAGAGCTTTTATACTGGCTGAATTAATAGCCTCTTTAGAAAGACAATTCTATTGGTTTATTTGGCCTCAAAATAATGCTTCCGACTATACAAAAATTTTATTTTTTAGCCTAATTTATATACTTATTCTATATTTAAGCTGGAAATTAGAGAAGCGTTATTTGCAAGAAGATTTTCAATTAAATGTTAATAACTGGGAATTGATAGGCGCTATTTCAATTGGATCAGCAGTATTTTTTATTAGCAATATTAGCTTTATATTTAGTAACACACCTTTTAGTGGCCAATATCCACAAGAAATAATTAAAATTCGTACATTGGTCGATATTGGAGGGTATGCAATATTATATGCCCATTTTATTCACTGCTGTGAAAGAAGAGAAAAACAAGAGGTAGAAGCCTTAAGTAATGTTTTAAATAATCAATATATCCAATACAAAAATTCTAGAAATAGTATTGATTTAATTAACCAGAAATATCATGATCTTAAATATCAAATTAATATTTTAAGACAAGATTTAGATAATAATAAAAAAAAGAAATGGCTTGATTCTTTAGAAAATGAAATTGAAATCTATGAGGCCCAAAATAATACTGGAAATTCTGTTTTAGATACTATTTTAACTAGCAAAAATATAATCTGTCAAAAAAATAATATTCAATTTACAAGAGTAATAAATGGTAAATTATTAAGTTTTATGGAGATTAGAGACATTTGCTCTATATTCGGTAATGCTTTAGATAATGCTATTGAATCTAGTAAAAAAATTAAAAATCATGATAAAAGAATAATTCACACAACTCTTTCCCAAAAAAGAGGCTTTATTATTTTAAAATTTGAAAATTACTATCAAAACAAGCTTAATTTCAAAAAAGGTTTGCCCTTAACAACAAAAAATAATAATGATTTTCATGGATATGGATTAAAAAGCATTAGCCATACAAGCAAAAAATACGGTGGAAGTACTAAAATTTATACTAAAGATAATTGGTTTGAATTAAATATATTATTCCCAATAGATGAAATTAACATTTAA
- a CDS encoding LytR/AlgR family response regulator transcription factor translates to MINIAVVEDDNTYLKQIESYLKKYELENDLNFKISFFTDGFQITENYKATFDLILMDIKMKHMNGITTAEKIRSRDQEVIIIFITNTSQYAIKGYKVNALDYILKPISYFSFTQCLKKAIKKINNKNSKYITIINKNGAKKINIEAIYYIEIRNHTLTYHTSNGDYSTSGTMKKIASKLKKHGFFRCHRCYLVNLKYVDGIKGKYTFVKDKKLLISRNRKADFLDSLTDYMREVIR, encoded by the coding sequence ATGATAAATATAGCGGTTGTTGAAGATGATAATACTTATTTAAAGCAAATAGAATCATACCTAAAAAAATATGAACTAGAAAATGATTTGAATTTTAAAATAAGTTTTTTTACAGATGGTTTTCAAATAACAGAAAATTATAAAGCAACATTTGATTTAATACTTATGGATATTAAAATGAAACATATGAATGGAATAACTACGGCAGAGAAAATTAGATCCAGAGATCAAGAAGTTATTATTATTTTTATTACAAATACATCGCAATATGCAATTAAAGGCTATAAAGTAAATGCTTTAGACTATATTTTAAAACCTATTAGTTATTTTTCTTTCACCCAATGCTTAAAAAAAGCCATTAAAAAAATAAACAATAAAAATTCTAAATATATTACTATAATTAATAAAAATGGTGCTAAAAAGATAAATATTGAAGCAATTTACTATATTGAGATTAGAAATCATACCCTAACTTATCATACAAGCAATGGTGATTATTCTACTTCTGGTACCATGAAAAAAATAGCATCCAAACTTAAAAAGCATGGTTTTTTCCGCTGTCACCGCTGTTATTTAGTTAATTTAAAGTATGTAGATGGTATTAAAGGTAAATATACTTTTGTTAAAGATAAAAAATTATTAATTAGTCGTAATCGCAAAGCAGATTTTTTAGATTCTCTCACAGATTACATGCGGGAGGTTATCAGATGA
- the otsB gene encoding trehalose-phosphatase: protein MKNGLIVMNKKYILNENHLNNFKEKIKSRDKILLFLDYDGTLAPFKPDPLAAFALPEIKNHLEKIEKSQKYELSLVSGRKLSQLKQMIKLKQSNYAGSHGLEIDLVFLDQTLYPVQAEKEANLENSNYQKVKKIYSAQTGVEVETKGFGLALHFNSQTDKKSEIKKIKELLKKDSYQVISGRQVIEIRPAAWDKGKAVTYISQQLKKEFKFNDFLRIYIGDDRTDEDAFKVLENGITIYVQNEADLETEAEFYLKNPKDTAKLLEVMAGYL, encoded by the coding sequence TTGAAAAATGGCTTGATAGTTATGAATAAAAAATATATTTTAAATGAAAATCACCTTAATAATTTTAAGGAAAAAATAAAAAGTAGAGATAAAATTCTTCTCTTTTTAGATTATGATGGGACGCTGGCCCCTTTTAAGCCAGATCCACTTGCTGCTTTTGCTTTACCTGAAATTAAAAATCATTTAGAAAAAATAGAAAAATCTCAAAAATATGAACTTAGCTTAGTTTCAGGGCGGAAGCTAAGTCAATTAAAGCAAATGATTAAACTTAAGCAAAGTAATTATGCTGGTAGTCATGGTCTGGAAATTGATTTAGTATTTTTAGACCAGACTCTTTATCCTGTGCAAGCAGAAAAAGAAGCTAATTTAGAGAATTCAAATTATCAAAAAGTAAAAAAGATATATTCTGCTCAGACTGGAGTTGAAGTAGAAACTAAAGGTTTTGGTTTAGCACTTCATTTTAATTCTCAAACTGACAAAAAGAGTGAAATAAAGAAAATAAAAGAATTATTAAAAAAAGATAGTTATCAGGTTATTTCTGGGCGTCAAGTAATAGAAATTAGACCTGCAGCTTGGGATAAAGGAAAAGCTGTTACTTATATTAGTCAGCAGTTAAAAAAAGAGTTTAAATTTAATGATTTTTTAAGGATTTATATTGGTGATGATAGAACAGATGAAGATGCTTTTAAGGTTTTAGAAAATGGAATTACAATTTATGTTCAAAATGAAGCTGATTTAGAAACAGAAGCTGAATTTTATCTAAAAAATCCTAAAGACACAGCAAAATTATTAGAAGTAATGGCAGGTTATCTTTAA
- a CDS encoding aldo/keto reductase, which produces MEYRTVGKTGVQVSSLCFGTMPFGGLADENMSRKMFKAALDKGINFFDSADVYNEGRSEELLGKFMQEYKCRDELVITSKVFGKTGTDVNAKGLSRRHLKLAVESSLKRLKTDRIDFYFVHSFDSKTDILQTLRAMDDLVKEGKILYPGVSNWAAWQIQKALGLSRQESLARFEIVQPMYNLVKRQAEVEILPMAASENLGVISYSPLGGGLLTGKYGKDKRPAKGRLVDREDYATRYGLKQYYQIAEDLNNYAEKNGFEPAALAVAWVMSNPKITAPIIGARNLEQLKGSLAALEIEMSSEMRAAITDLSITPPPATDRLEEQKNISYF; this is translated from the coding sequence ATGGAATATAGAACTGTTGGCAAAACTGGAGTTCAGGTTTCTTCACTTTGTTTTGGAACAATGCCTTTTGGAGGACTTGCTGATGAAAATATGTCTCGGAAAATGTTTAAAGCTGCTCTAGATAAAGGAATTAATTTTTTTGATTCTGCTGATGTTTATAATGAAGGCCGTTCAGAGGAACTTTTAGGTAAGTTTATGCAGGAATATAAGTGTCGAGATGAATTGGTTATTACTTCCAAGGTTTTTGGAAAAACAGGCACAGATGTTAATGCTAAAGGTCTTTCGCGCCGTCATCTTAAATTAGCAGTTGAATCAAGTTTAAAAAGATTAAAAACTGATAGAATAGATTTCTATTTTGTCCACAGTTTTGATTCTAAAACAGATATATTACAAACTTTAAGAGCTATGGATGATCTAGTTAAGGAAGGTAAAATTTTATATCCAGGAGTCAGTAATTGGGCTGCTTGGCAAATCCAAAAAGCATTGGGGCTTTCTCGGCAGGAAAGTCTAGCTCGCTTTGAAATTGTTCAGCCAATGTATAATTTAGTTAAAAGACAGGCAGAAGTTGAGATTTTACCAATGGCAGCATCAGAAAACTTAGGCGTTATTTCTTATAGTCCACTTGGTGGAGGACTTTTAACTGGTAAATATGGTAAAGATAAAAGACCAGCTAAAGGTAGGCTTGTAGATCGAGAAGATTATGCTACTAGATATGGGTTAAAACAATATTATCAAATAGCAGAAGATCTAAATAATTATGCTGAAAAAAATGGTTTTGAACCAGCTGCTTTAGCAGTTGCCTGGGTCATGTCTAATCCTAAAATAACTGCTCCTATTATTGGAGCTCGTAATTTAGAGCAGCTCAAAGGTTCTTTAGCTGCCTTAGAAATTGAAATGAGTTCAGAAATGAGAGCTGCAATTACTGACTTATCAATTACTCCCCCTCCAGCCACAGATAGATTAGAAGAACAAAAAAACATAAGTTATTTTTAA
- the deoC gene encoding deoxyribose-phosphate aldolase, which translates to MNKEEIAKTIDHTLLGAEVTAAEVKEKCEEAKKYNFASVCTNPDQVALVKKELAGSEVKVCTVIGFPLGVNLTEIKVKEAEAAVKAGADELDMVIKIGALKAGNYEQVQKDIEAVVKAAPSKIVKVIIETCYLTEAEKIKACKIAKAAGADFVKTSTGFGSGGATIEDIVLMRKTVGEQMGVKASGGVHSLEEAQAMIDAGATRIGASSGVQIIEGQVTDQSY; encoded by the coding sequence ATGAATAAGGAAGAAATTGCAAAAACAATTGACCATACTCTTTTAGGAGCAGAAGTTACTGCAGCTGAGGTTAAAGAAAAATGTGAGGAAGCTAAAAAATATAATTTTGCTTCTGTTTGTACTAATCCAGACCAGGTTGCTTTAGTAAAAAAAGAATTAGCTGGATCTGAGGTCAAAGTTTGTACAGTAATCGGTTTTCCTTTAGGTGTTAATTTAACAGAGATCAAAGTTAAAGAAGCAGAGGCTGCTGTTAAAGCAGGTGCTGATGAGTTAGATATGGTAATTAAGATTGGGGCTTTAAAAGCAGGAAATTATGAGCAGGTCCAAAAAGATATAGAAGCTGTTGTTAAAGCTGCTCCATCAAAAATTGTTAAAGTAATAATTGAAACTTGTTATTTAACAGAAGCTGAAAAAATAAAAGCTTGTAAAATCGCTAAAGCAGCAGGAGCAGATTTTGTTAAAACTTCAACTGGTTTTGGCTCAGGTGGAGCAACTATAGAAGATATAGTTTTAATGAGAAAAACAGTTGGTGAGCAGATGGGAGTTAAGGCTTCAGGTGGTGTTCACAGCTTAGAAGAAGCTCAAGCAATGATTGATGCAGGAGCAACTAGGATTGGAGCTAGTTCTGGAGTGCAAATAATTGAAGGTCAAGTAACTGATCAGAGTTATTAA